The genomic DNA TGCTTTCATAAACTAAAAGATGTCCTACCCATCCAAACGAAAGGGGGATGTTATTTTCAGTCCCATGTGATATCGGGACAATGGAAAAATAATTGATCCCTTCAAAGACGCTTTCATAAACTAAAAGATGTCCTACCCATCCTGACGAAAGGGGGATGTTATTTTCAGTCCCATGTGATATCGGGACAATGGAAAAATAATTGATCCCTTCAAAGATGCTTTCATAAACTAAAAGATGTCCTACCCATCCAAACAAAAGGGGGATGTTATTTTCAGTCCCATGTGATAAGCATGTTTACAATCATACAGGTCAGATTTCTCTTTTAAAATAATCATTTCAATATGCCTTTGCTCAAGGAGAGACAATTACAAAGAGAGAATAATACCTGTTTTTTATTAAGACGGTAGCAAAATTCGTTATAGAGTCGTCCTCCAAGCTTTTCATCTTTTATATCAACAAACACCAAAACTGGGCAGCTTGGTATATCAACAGACGGTTTACCATCCAAATCATGTTTAAGCAATTCATCAGCTATATACATCTCCTTCAAGAGATGTTTGGACCTACAATTTGATCCGCAGTATTCTTATTGCATGTAAAACTAATTTTGGGGAACCAAATCTTAgcaaaccaaacaaaacaaaaccccaaatcaattaaaaaaaaaaaaatcaggccAAAAGAACCCCACACCTAACAAAACCCCAGATTCGCTGAAAAAGAGATTTATCTTATTTTAGCAAAATGAATTCCAACTGGCCACAAACCAAAGCCTTGACCAAAATGAATTGCACTTAAGTgtcaaccaaatttgcaaacattTAAAAGTTCTTCGATTTTCACACGCCAAAACAAcatatcaaattaaaaaacccAATGCAATGTTAGTGAAATAAACTCGCACGGTATTTTAAGCGGTAAAACAATCACCTTACAAATGAATAGGCATATCTGATTCTTCCAAATCCTTTCACCTCCATCCGAGAATACGTCCCCTGTGTCACCACAAAAACATGTAAAAAATCCTTTCACCTCCATCCGAAAATCAAATGCTATAAACACCAAATTCCAAACAATGATTGTATGCATATCCCAGCCACAAGGGAACCAAATTTAAAGAATTATTTGGAGATGAAAAGCCTAATGTAAACCCTAATAAAGttcataaattttataataatccTCCGATGCGGGACAACATGACGACCCTATTGTCGAGTTGTGTTTGTATTCCGTTCCAAGGACTGCGTAACTAACAAATCAGGGCTCAAAAATTGAGATTTATCTTTCAGAGGAAGTGAGAGAGAGTGTTACAGTGACAATGGCAGTGAGAGCTAAGAAATAGGAATCCATGACTCTTCCCATGGAAATTGTTCTGGATTGTTGCTCTTGAATAAAAATCTCTCTGCCTTGCTTGCAGCTGCTGAGTTATCAAAAGTGGAAAGGAAGCCCTTCGAAAATTCAATACAacaggaaaattttatttgctgCAGTTTAACACCATCAGATTCCAAGTAAATCATACTATTTTAACAATTCTAAAGTTTAACGTCATGTGGATTTGGCAAACTAATTCtgcacaaaaataatattttgaggATTCATAAGAATGCGGGATTGAAAGAAGAGTGCAGTGTCTTGAAATAAAAGTAACTGCAAAGGAAATTAACAGTTTGCATCATTGAATCGAACTAAAAACATAGTAATGCCATTAAATCTCTCCTCTTAGAATTACATATCATTGTTTATATGGTTTGCTGTAAATAGTAGAATTCAACGAAAAACTTTCAATAAGAAGAACTGAAGGCAGTGGCCAGTTTGCCATTGCAAACACTTCCAGTCGGCTGATGGTTCACAAAGTCCCTTCCATAAAGAGGGTAATCAACCTTTCGGTGTCTGCCAACCACCGCCTTACATCCAAAGCCCCCATCTGCAGCAACCTAAACCAACCAAAATCCTAAATCCTAAAATTCCCAAACACAATAAATCCATTAGCAATTCTGAGACTTTCAAATATAAGGAGATGGACCAACACAGAGAGAAAAGACTTAAATTTACAGCAAGATGAAAGCTTTTTCAAATTTGAGGGTCAAATCTAATGAAATTTAGCAAAACGACCAAACAGATGTGGAATCTTTTGCATCCCTGGGAATTCTGGATTAGGGTCATACGGAGATGAAGATATAAGCAATGTCTATagggattttaatttggtaattgttCTTTTATTCTTGAAGACATGCTAGAGTAAAAGTTTCAAAGACTAATTCTAAAGTTTTCTCAAATAAATAAGTGTAGGCTGAATGGTTCATTGCtattgagaaaagaaaacaccTTGACAAAGTGGAAGCAATCTTATCGTGTGTGTTAAGCTTTTTTGATTATTGGAAACCCATGATATACAATCATGAGCTCTACGTATAGAAACATTGGAATTGTCGTgagaaaaaatcaattaccaaCCACATGACCACAATTTAAACCTCGCCTTGCTTGCTAATTGTGGGGTTTTAAAGCTAGAGGCCCATTAAACATTGACAGACACCAGACTCCCCAATGATGGAAATTTCTATTGCATATCTGACCGAAACAACCTTCACACAGAATGTCCACTTAGAAGCCTACTCCCTACAACCAATTTTAAAACATGCATAGAAATTTTGCAtgtttgatttctgaacaaTCAGTATCTAAGCTAGCAGAACTTTGGAAATGCTTCACAAAAGAATACGTATAGGGTggactaatatatatatgtgtgtgtgtgtgcgcgcgcgcgcgcgtgtgTGCGCTTGCGTGTGTTTGTCCAACTGTCCATAAATTCCTTGCCAAATCAACCTTGACCCATTCGAAtctataaatttgaatttgtttaaattccCATGGCTACACTTCTTCACAAACACTTATCAGCTGCTAAAAATTAAACTGACCAGCTATGATTACTGTGCTGAGCTACAGGATACAAAATGTGTGATATAATTCTGTTTGTTTAGTAAAACTATTACACAGCTAATTTTTCTCTCGCCTCTCTTTTCCTTTCAATAATGATTGATACAAAACAGCCATTCTTCATTGGGAATCAAGGATTGCAACATTAATATTATCAATGATCGACAATGTAAATTGACCCAAAAAAAGGATAGTCCACATTAAAATATGTTAAGACCTAAAACATTCTTCTACATCCACCAAAAATCTTCACTTTTTAAATCCTCTAAAATTATATCGTGGTCAAATACATTTGAATTTTCATAAGCTTTATGCTGTTAAAAGTTTAAAATCAGATAATAAAACATAAGTAAGCAGAGGATAGGAAGTCAATGAAACCTGCAATGTTAAATCCCGAGTCGGCAGCACGTTTCCTGCAATGGTTCACATGGCTACCTCAAAACAGGTTGACAATTAAGCTTCATTATGAATGGAAAGATTAATAGATGACAATTAAGAAGGAtcaagagaaacaaaaaagcCAATGAACTGATGAAAGAgcaaaaaagagaaacaaaaaacctCAACTAAGCAATTAAATGGAGTATTACTTGATAGAGCTGGAAAAGTACCCAGGTCCTCAGAGAGAGGATCAAGAGTGACTGATGAGAGTGCAGAGAAACGAATGATTGAGAAATTCAAGCTCTGAGCTCAAAGTTGGGGCTTCCACTTTCCAACTGGGGAAGAAATAACAGACGAAACACAGAGAGCCAATCCACctaaaatattaatcaaatgGGTTTTCTTCTAATTCAAAATTTGGACCACCCAAATTCCGATGAAGCAATAACCATTCAAAATTCCAACAGATTGAAGCCCTCACAGACTACAGACCATCAATACCCACcagtaaaaattttgaaaacagtaataatgaaggaaaaagaaattaaagatgCGAGCCATTCTCTAAATCTCAGACACCAATCCAAATTACCAGTAATTTGCACACCAATCTCAGACACCGGAATGTTGGCTGCAGCTAAATAAACAACACATTAGGACCAAGCAACTTTCTGTTTtgagccacacacacacacacacacaaaatatgatacaaaactgtaaaaaaagcAGCAAAAGGCATTctcaaaatacacaaaaatataaGATCAGATGAATCCCTATGTATTCGAGTTTCAgatcacaaaaaaatttacattcttcaataaaaaaaaacccaaagaaAAAGGCTGAAATTATATACCTCAAGCACAAACAGCTTAGAAGCCTACACAcaatacaaacaacaacaacaacaacaaagccttttctcaccaagtggggtcggctatatgaattcTAGAATGCTATTGCGCTCCCCAGAAAATGAAAACCACCGTTTCTTGAAAATACAAAGAGAACCAAATCATACACCCACACTCAGAATTccaacataaaaacaaaaccccaaattattttttttacgcAATGActcatttatttataaattcaagAAGCAGTAAAATCCAAACAACTCTTTCGTTTATGAACAACCCAACTTCTGTAGAACAGATGTGAATACCTGCATAAACATTCGACGCGTAACCCATTGCTCAATCCTTCGAGTAAAAGTTAAACAAATGCCAATATAGTAGTTTGAGGGAGGCGCATTGCTACAGACGAAGTTGAAGGAAAATAGAAGCTCTGCAGATAGCAGGCTGGGATCCACAACTATTCAAAAATTGAAGATCCCAGTAGCAGGACAGTGAAGAAATCCCCGGGAGAGTGCAGAAACACAAAATCAAAGCTCTAGCCAGCTGGGACCGAGAACCATTCAAAATTGAAGATCCCGAAGCAGGGCAGTAGGGAAGCACAAAAATCCCAGGGGCCAAGGGAGTGCAGAAGAACAAAACCAATGAAGTAGAAGAAGCAGACGACACCTCAAcacaaaaagcaaagaaaaaagtaGAGAGTTTTAGTGGCAAGGGTAGAAATTCATTTAATATTGGCATGAACATGATAATCCAGGCAAAACAACTGAGGAAGTCTTTTTACCTAGCCGCAGCATGAGCA from Pyrus communis chromosome 17, drPyrComm1.1, whole genome shotgun sequence includes the following:
- the LOC137722940 gene encoding uncharacterized protein isoform X1, whose amino-acid sequence is MGYASNVYAGNVLPTRDLTLQGTYSRMEVKGFGRIRYAYSFVRSKHLLKEMYIADELLKHDLDGKPSVDIPSCPVLVFVDIKDEKLGGRLYNEFCYRLNKKQGIGK
- the LOC137722940 gene encoding uncharacterized protein isoform X2, which translates into the protein MGRVMDSYFLALTAIVTGTYSRMEVKGFGRIRYAYSFVRSKHLLKEMYIADELLKHDLDGKPSVDIPSCPVLVFVDIKDEKLGGRLYNEFCYRLNKKQGIGK